TCAAAGTAAGCCCTGCACAAGAAAAACCATCTTGAGAGTGATCGAGATGGCGGCAGAGATTGGAACGGTCTACGTCGGTAACAAGCCGACTAGCAGCTACGTCTTAGCTGCAGTGACTCAGTTCACCAGCGGTAGCAAGAGGGTAGTGCTCAAGGCCAGAGGAAGAGCTATCTCCCGCGCTGTCGACGCTGCGGAGCTCATCAAAAGGTTCCTTGGCGGGAAAGTGGAGATCGGAAAAATCAGCATCGGCAGCGAGAGGGTTGGAGAGGCGGGCAAGGAGCGCCAAGTATCCACCATAGAGATCGAGTTGATAAGAACAGAGTAGTCTAGCCGCGAAGAGCCTCTGAGTTTTTCTCAGTTATTTATTTCAAAGCAGATCCTGTGGGAACACTTATGAGCGTACTTGTCCGACTTCTTGCTGACAGCCCCCTTCTA
This region of Thermofilum sp. genomic DNA includes:
- the albA gene encoding DNA-binding protein Alba, with the protein product MIEMAAEIGTVYVGNKPTSSYVLAAVTQFTSGSKRVVLKARGRAISRAVDAAELIKRFLGGKVEIGKISIGSERVGEAGKERQVSTIEIELIRTE